Proteins encoded together in one Styela clava chromosome 12, kaStyClav1.hap1.2, whole genome shotgun sequence window:
- the LOC120329361 gene encoding uncharacterized protein LOC120329361 gives MTSGNTVVIILILAIMGKEAHCNYAGVRAYDSYAAKGLVWNKMATVCMRRDVVIKYTIKYNSNRGCCPKLLLYSDEQYQRIIFLKALRILRENEIAKKTGRHEIATPLSNPTIIRFANGNASQTSYPGRRRRSAKKFIAEYDLFKNDHLTQKSSYNVHTNPVHKRFRIKTKRAKGIGKHYDKFLTGIHGNTITYNEPLKDSFPYFPKNNRWKRDVAKKDTSITYNDVIEKLYFDNTALMKEAEKRVREVRSCNMANRELTQVLDKTQIIQLCPKAGISIDPSARASKICGQTIRPSSKVFLPNLTATQSWYGYSEKTSGNKNFRYYQDNTWHLVLLNCPGSPPLNITYVIEFNVVQNVGKKPTDPNYVDPLLDKVCETTVLPAYSIQDGILYGSSSFKVLSSPISVFALFFTALFFF, from the exons ATGACATCTGGTAACACAGTAGTCATCATTCTAATTCTTGCAATAATGGGCAAGGAGGCCCATTGTAATTATGCAGGAGTCCGTGCATATGATTCCTACGCTGCAAAAGGATTGGTATGGAACAAGATGGCGACGGTGTGCATGAGGCGTGATGTTGTTATCAAGTATACGATCAAATACAATTCTAACAGAGGCTGTTGTCCGAAATTACTTTTATATAGCGATGAACAATATCAAAGAATTATCTTCCTAAAGGCATTGCGAATCTTAAGAGAAAATGAAATCGCTAAGAAAACGGGAAGGCATGAAATTGCAACCCCTCTTTCAAATCCGACGATTATCCGATTTGCAAATGGTAACGCATCACAAACAAGTTACCCAGGGCGCAGACGACGCAGTGCCAAGAAATTCATCGCCGAATacgatttatttaaaaatgatcaTCTTACTCAAAAGTCTTCCTATAATGTACATACGAATCCCGTTCATAAAAGGTTCAGAATTAAAACAAAACGTGCAAAAGGCATTGGCAAACATTATGACAAGTTTTTGACCGGTATTCATGGCAACACGATAACTTATAATGAACCTTTGAAAGATTCGTTTCCATATTTTCCAAAAAACAATCGCTGGAAACGTGATGTTGCCAAGAAAGATACCAGCATAACATATAACGATGTTATTGAAAAACTTTATTTTGACAACACCGCTCTAATGAAAGAAGCAGAAAAAAGAGTGAGAGAAGTCCGATCCTGTAACATGGCTAATCGTGAATTAACTCAAGTTTTGGACAAAACACAG ATAATTCAGTTATGTCCAAAAGCCGGAATATCAATCGATCCATCAGCACGAGCTTCCAAAATTTGTGGACAAACGATACGGCCTTCATCAAAAGTTTTCTTACCAAATCTGACAGCGACGCAGTCGTGGTATGGTTATTCAGAGAAAACTAGTGGAAATAAGAACTTCCGGTATTATCAAGATAATACGTGGCATTTGGTATTACTGAATTGCCCGGGAAGTCCACCATTGAATATTACCTATGTTATAGAATTTAATGTTGTGCAAAACGTTGGAAAGAAGCCAACTGATCCTAATTATGTCGATCCTTTGTTAGATAAAGTTTGCGAAACAACAGTTCTTCCAGCCTATTCTATTCAAGACGGTATTCTTTATGGTTCGTCATCTTTCAAAGTTTTGTCTTCTCCGATTAGtgtttttgctttattttttacCGCGTTATTTTTCTTCTGA